A region from the Methylocella sp. genome encodes:
- a CDS encoding valine--tRNA ligase — MMEKTFDPQTVEGRIAAVWRDAEAFKAGRPDRIGAEPYAIVIPPPNVTGALHMGHALNTTLQDILCRFERMRGKDVLWQPGTDHAGIATQMVVERQLMERQEPGRREMGREKFLARVWEWKAESGGAIVNQLQRLGASCDWSRERFTMDEGLSRAVVKVFVQLYKEGLIYKDKRLVNWDPRLLTAISDLEVVQVETKGHLWHFKYPVVDDAGQETGEFIVVATTRPETMLGDAAVAVNPKDERYLHLHGKRVRLPLVGRLIPIVADDYSDPEKGTGAVKITPAHDFNDFEVGRRHGLPLINIFDAEANLILRGNDAFHAGANPIAGLDELHGLSRERARKKIVELMEERELLERIEPHPHMVPHGDRSGVIVEPWLTDQWYVDAKTLAQPALAAVREGKTRFVPENWEKTYFQWLENIQPWCISRQLWWGHQIPAWYGPDGKVFVEASEGEAAAAARAHYGVETPLTRDEDVLDTWFSSGLWPFSTLGWPDESPELKRYYPTNVLVTGFDIIFFWVARMMMMGVHFMGEIPFRDVYIHALVRDEKGAKMSKSKGNVIDPLNLIEQYGADSLRFTLAAMAAQGRDLKLSTQRVEGYRNFATKIWNAARFAEMNECVRVAGFDPASVTITLNSWIIGEAAKAVAEVTGAIKTYRFNDAANAAYRFVWNIFCDWYLELAKPLLQGADGPSKDETRAATAFVLDEIIKLLHPFMPFLTEELWAIKATAELPRSSVLALAPWPQLDGFENAAAEAEIGWLVELVSEVRSVRSEMNVPAAAQIPLVLVGADEQVSARARNGDDTLKRLARLSDISFAAESPEKSVQIIVRGTVAALPLQGIIDFDAEKVRLAKEIGKLLADAKKIEAKLGNADFVARAPEEVVEENRERLVEAQARAAKLDAALKRLG; from the coding sequence TGGTCGTCGAGCGCCAATTGATGGAGCGTCAGGAGCCTGGCCGGCGCGAAATGGGCCGCGAAAAATTTCTCGCGCGCGTGTGGGAGTGGAAAGCCGAATCCGGCGGGGCGATCGTCAACCAGTTGCAGCGTCTCGGCGCTTCCTGCGATTGGTCGCGCGAACGCTTTACCATGGACGAAGGTCTGTCTCGTGCGGTCGTCAAGGTATTCGTACAGCTCTACAAGGAAGGGCTGATTTATAAGGACAAGCGCCTCGTCAACTGGGACCCGCGGCTTTTGACGGCGATCTCGGACCTCGAGGTGGTCCAGGTCGAGACCAAAGGTCATCTCTGGCATTTCAAATATCCGGTCGTCGATGACGCCGGCCAGGAGACCGGCGAATTCATCGTCGTCGCGACAACGCGGCCGGAAACCATGCTGGGCGACGCCGCTGTGGCGGTCAATCCGAAGGATGAGCGCTATTTGCATCTGCACGGCAAACGCGTGCGGCTGCCGCTTGTCGGCCGTCTGATCCCGATCGTCGCGGACGATTATTCCGATCCCGAAAAAGGCACCGGCGCGGTGAAGATCACCCCCGCGCATGATTTCAACGATTTCGAGGTCGGGCGGCGGCACGGGCTGCCGTTGATCAATATTTTCGACGCCGAAGCGAATCTGATCTTGCGCGGAAACGACGCCTTCCACGCCGGAGCCAATCCCATTGCGGGGCTCGATGAGCTGCATGGCCTGTCGCGCGAACGCGCGCGCAAGAAAATCGTCGAATTAATGGAGGAGCGGGAACTGCTCGAAAGGATCGAGCCGCATCCGCATATGGTTCCGCATGGCGACCGCTCCGGCGTCATTGTCGAGCCCTGGCTGACCGATCAATGGTATGTCGACGCCAAGACATTGGCGCAGCCGGCCCTCGCAGCGGTGCGCGAGGGCAAGACCCGTTTCGTTCCCGAGAATTGGGAAAAGACCTATTTTCAATGGCTGGAGAATATCCAGCCCTGGTGCATCTCCCGCCAACTCTGGTGGGGCCATCAGATTCCAGCTTGGTATGGGCCGGACGGGAAAGTTTTCGTCGAAGCTTCGGAAGGCGAGGCGGCGGCGGCGGCGCGCGCTCATTACGGCGTTGAGACGCCATTGACGCGCGACGAAGACGTCCTCGACACTTGGTTTTCGTCCGGACTCTGGCCATTCTCAACCCTCGGCTGGCCTGACGAAAGCCCGGAACTGAAGCGCTATTATCCGACCAATGTCCTCGTCACGGGCTTCGACATCATCTTCTTCTGGGTGGCGCGGATGATGATGATGGGCGTGCATTTCATGGGCGAGATCCCGTTCCGCGACGTCTACATCCACGCGCTCGTCCGTGACGAGAAGGGCGCGAAAATGTCGAAGTCCAAGGGCAATGTGATCGACCCTCTGAACCTCATCGAGCAATACGGCGCGGATTCTCTGCGCTTCACTTTGGCCGCGATGGCGGCGCAGGGACGCGACCTAAAGCTTTCGACGCAAAGGGTCGAAGGCTACCGCAATTTCGCGACCAAGATCTGGAATGCGGCGCGCTTTGCCGAGATGAATGAGTGCGTCCGGGTTGCAGGCTTCGATCCGGCGTCCGTGACGATCACCCTCAACAGCTGGATCATAGGGGAGGCCGCGAAGGCCGTCGCCGAGGTGACCGGCGCGATCAAAACCTACCGTTTCAACGACGCCGCCAACGCCGCCTATCGTTTCGTCTGGAATATTTTCTGCGACTGGTATCTCGAACTCGCAAAGCCTCTGCTCCAAGGCGCCGATGGCCCTAGCAAGGACGAGACGCGAGCGGCGACCGCTTTCGTTCTCGACGAGATCATTAAATTGCTGCACCCCTTCATGCCCTTCCTCACCGAAGAGCTTTGGGCGATCAAGGCCACGGCTGAGCTGCCGCGATCGAGCGTTTTGGCGCTGGCCCCATGGCCGCAGCTGGATGGTTTTGAGAATGCCGCCGCCGAGGCAGAGATCGGCTGGCTCGTGGAGCTCGTTTCGGAGGTGCGCTCGGTGCGTTCGGAAATGAACGTTCCCGCAGCAGCGCAGATTCCCTTGGTGCTGGTCGGCGCCGACGAACAGGTTTCCGCGCGGGCGAGAAACGGGGACGATACGCTGAAACGGCTGGCGCGGCTGTCAGACATATCATTTGCCGCCGAGTCGCCGGAAAAATCCGTCCAGATTATCGTGCGCGGCACGGTGGCGGCTCTGCCGCTGCAAGGGATCATCGATTTCGACGCGGAAAAAGTCAGGTTGGCCAAGGAAATCGGCAAACTGCTGGCCGACGCCAAAAAAATCGAGGCTAAGCTCGGCAACGCCGATTTTGTAGCCAGGGCGCCGGAAGAAGTGGTCGAGGAAAACCGCGAAAGACTGGTGGAGGCGCAGGCGAGAGCGGCGAAGCTGGATGCGGCGCTGAAGCGGCTTGGCTAG
- a CDS encoding anthrone oxygenase family protein, giving the protein MLAGQLALIAASFFSGAAVYINVAEQPARLAMDDCAMLEHWKLAYKRGFAMQASLALIGFLFGLIAAYALTDWRWLIGAFLLLCNWPFTLLAIMPTNHLLGARSALGVAATFAFLWASLR; this is encoded by the coding sequence ATGCTTGCGGGGCAGCTTGCGCTGATCGCAGCGTCGTTTTTTTCGGGCGCGGCGGTCTATATCAATGTCGCAGAGCAGCCGGCAAGGCTCGCCATGGATGATTGCGCGATGCTTGAGCATTGGAAGCTTGCTTACAAACGCGGCTTTGCGATGCAGGCCTCTCTTGCACTCATCGGCTTTCTGTTCGGTCTGATTGCGGCTTATGCGTTGACAGATTGGCGGTGGCTGATCGGCGCTTTTCTGCTTCTCTGCAATTGGCCTTTCACTTTGCTCGCCATCATGCCGACCAATCATCTGTTGGGCGCGAGGAGCGCGCTTGGCGTCGCCGCGACCTTCGCATTTTTATGGGCTTCGTTGCGATAG
- a CDS encoding Nramp family divalent metal transporter — MQQLPPLSELTSADSQAAVLRSPLYEGAPKSLGATFGSVNVPRTGSSIRRFLAFAGPGYLVATGYMDPGNWATALAGGSRFGTALLFVAVVSSLMAIVLQALSARLAFATGRDLAQICRDAFPKPVSIVFWLIMETAIIATDLAEVIGTAIGLELLTGLPLGIDVIVTAFDALLVLAFMRFGFRKLEAFVVSLLIVIASCFAIELILARPDMAEVARGLLPTRALFTDSQMLYIGLGILGATVMPHNLYLHSGIVLTRAVGPRQSDKASAIRFAILDSTIALAFALVINGSILVLAAAAFHAHGHTEVAELPDAYRLIAPLLGSALAAKLFAIALIACGLNSTLTATLAGQIIMEGFIKIKLNPIARRLLTRSIAIVPAIAAIYIGGESSTNNLLILSQVVLSLTLPFAVTPLVWFTASRKRMGSLTAPLATTAIAAIIAVAIIALNGKLVLDAFVK; from the coding sequence ATGCAACAGCTGCCTCCGCTGTCCGAGCTCACCAGCGCCGACAGCCAGGCCGCCGTTCTGCGAAGCCCGCTCTACGAGGGAGCCCCGAAGTCGCTCGGGGCGACGTTTGGCAGCGTCAACGTCCCTCGCACCGGCTCGTCGATTCGGCGCTTTCTGGCTTTCGCCGGTCCAGGCTATCTCGTCGCCACGGGATATATGGACCCCGGCAACTGGGCGACTGCCCTTGCCGGCGGCTCGCGTTTTGGGACGGCGCTGCTGTTCGTCGCGGTTGTGTCGAGCCTGATGGCCATCGTCCTGCAGGCGCTTTCGGCAAGGCTCGCTTTCGCCACTGGCCGCGACCTCGCTCAAATCTGCCGCGACGCGTTTCCGAAGCCGGTCAGCATCGTCTTCTGGCTGATCATGGAGACGGCGATCATCGCAACCGATCTCGCGGAAGTGATCGGAACCGCAATCGGCCTTGAACTGCTCACAGGCCTGCCGCTCGGCATTGACGTGATCGTTACGGCTTTCGACGCTTTGCTCGTCCTCGCCTTCATGCGATTTGGCTTTCGCAAGCTTGAGGCTTTCGTCGTTTCGCTGCTGATCGTGATCGCATCCTGTTTCGCGATCGAACTTATCCTTGCGCGGCCGGATATGGCGGAAGTGGCGCGCGGTCTGTTGCCGACGCGGGCGTTGTTCACCGATTCACAGATGCTTTACATCGGGCTCGGCATTCTCGGCGCGACGGTGATGCCGCACAATCTTTATCTCCATTCAGGCATCGTGCTGACGCGCGCCGTCGGTCCGCGCCAGTCTGACAAGGCCAGCGCGATCCGGTTTGCAATTCTCGATTCGACCATCGCTCTCGCCTTCGCGCTCGTCATCAATGGCTCTATTCTCGTTCTCGCCGCAGCCGCGTTTCACGCCCACGGGCATACCGAGGTCGCCGAATTGCCGGACGCCTATCGGCTGATCGCGCCGCTTCTCGGGAGCGCCCTCGCCGCCAAGCTTTTCGCCATTGCTCTGATCGCTTGCGGCCTGAATTCGACTCTGACCGCGACCCTCGCGGGCCAGATCATCATGGAAGGCTTCATCAAGATAAAGCTCAATCCGATCGCGCGGCGGCTGCTCACGCGGTCAATCGCCATCGTTCCTGCGATCGCCGCGATTTATATCGGCGGCGAAAGCTCGACGAACAATCTTCTCATTCTGAGTCAGGTTGTCTTGAGCCTCACCCTGCCCTTCGCCGTCACGCCCTTGGTCTGGTTCACCGCGTCGCGCAAGCGAATGGGGAGCCTGACGGCTCCGCTTGCGACAACCGCCATCGCCGCGATCATCGCTGTGGCGATCATCGCTTTGAACGGCAAGCTGGTGCTTGACGCTTTCGTCAAATAG
- a CDS encoding tetratricopeptide repeat protein — MSTLTSSRIALIAVLGLAVALTATQIRALEGAAGTPVEKPAAPMYETPRAALRAGIENFRAGASASAIAALKYAAAGGESLAQWKLAQIYANGDGVPHDDIKAYDYFSQIISGYDEDNPNWRDKAVVSSAFVAVGVYSLSGIADSKVLPDPARAMQMFQYAATNFGDASAQYNLARMYLDGAGGGKDARQALRWLYLAAEKGHVQAQAMLGKVLFSGPDGMRPQRARALMWLTLAREAAIDSKKDKWIIDLYDNAMSAANDSERQVALSYLEDHLKRRN; from the coding sequence ATGTCTACGCTGACGTCTAGCCGTATCGCACTCATAGCCGTTTTGGGGCTCGCCGTCGCTCTGACGGCGACGCAGATTCGCGCGCTCGAAGGGGCCGCCGGGACTCCTGTCGAAAAGCCGGCCGCGCCGATGTACGAGACTCCGCGCGCCGCGTTGCGGGCCGGGATTGAAAATTTTCGCGCTGGGGCTTCCGCTTCCGCAATCGCCGCTTTGAAATATGCGGCGGCGGGCGGCGAATCTTTGGCGCAATGGAAGCTTGCGCAGATTTACGCCAATGGCGACGGCGTTCCGCACGACGACATCAAAGCCTATGATTATTTTTCGCAGATCATCTCAGGCTATGACGAAGATAATCCGAATTGGCGCGACAAGGCGGTGGTGTCGAGCGCCTTTGTCGCTGTTGGCGTTTATAGTTTGAGCGGGATAGCGGATTCGAAGGTGCTTCCCGATCCGGCGCGGGCGATGCAGATGTTCCAATACGCGGCCACGAATTTTGGCGATGCGAGCGCGCAATACAACCTGGCGCGCATGTATCTCGATGGGGCTGGCGGCGGCAAAGACGCCCGTCAAGCTTTGCGATGGTTGTATCTCGCCGCCGAGAAAGGCCATGTCCAGGCGCAGGCCATGCTCGGCAAGGTATTATTCAGCGGGCCGGACGGCATGCGCCCTCAGCGAGCGCGGGCGCTTATGTGGCTGACCCTCGCGCGTGAAGCGGCGATCGACTCCAAAAAAGATAAATGGATCATCGACCTCTATGACAACGCAATGTCCGCCGCCAATGATAGCGAGCGGCAAGTTGCGCTTTCCTATCTCGAAGACCATTTGAAACGGCGGAACTGA
- a CDS encoding polysaccharide deacetylase family protein, with translation MNYSFLRGVSDVVHKTRADELIGRRYGGMGAIIMGHSVVRDKNNLIDPNLQISIDFLNLIITYYIANGVDIISMDEALERLATRNTRNFVCFTFDDGYRDNLTVALPLFKKYNKPFAVYITTAFLERRIVNWWRSLREIIKRHDQATLTVGGRLFTTSTPKQKLKTFQAICNYIDNKEMDAEEIVHLSRQKNISAEQVLDEDALNNIELRELSDDPLVEIGGHTDSHPNLAQLSLDQARDEIFANAAYLERLTGKAVRHFAYPYGDSKSCGEREFALCRELGFRTATTTRFGGLFPDHLRHNTSLPRIRLHGACESIGFMECQRKGAVAAIKTRFGDPVVSA, from the coding sequence ATGAACTACTCTTTCCTAAGAGGAGTTTCAGACGTCGTTCACAAAACACGCGCCGACGAACTAATCGGCCGCAGATATGGGGGAATGGGCGCTATTATTATGGGGCACAGCGTGGTGCGCGATAAAAATAACCTCATTGACCCTAATCTTCAAATAAGTATCGATTTTCTCAACCTAATTATTACATACTATATTGCGAACGGCGTGGATATAATTTCTATGGACGAGGCGCTTGAGCGGCTTGCGACAAGAAATACAAGAAACTTCGTCTGCTTTACGTTTGACGATGGCTATCGAGATAATTTGACTGTGGCGCTGCCCTTATTCAAAAAATATAATAAGCCATTCGCCGTGTATATAACTACCGCGTTTCTGGAGCGGCGTATAGTCAATTGGTGGAGATCCTTGAGAGAAATCATCAAACGCCACGATCAAGCTACCCTTACTGTAGGCGGTAGACTCTTTACAACATCAACGCCCAAGCAGAAACTTAAGACGTTCCAGGCCATTTGCAACTATATTGACAACAAAGAAATGGACGCCGAAGAGATTGTTCATCTCTCTCGTCAAAAGAATATTAGCGCCGAGCAGGTATTGGACGAAGACGCCCTGAATAACATTGAATTACGGGAGCTTTCCGACGATCCTCTTGTCGAAATTGGCGGGCATACGGATAGCCACCCGAATCTCGCGCAATTGAGTCTTGATCAGGCGCGCGACGAAATTTTCGCGAACGCCGCCTATCTCGAGCGCCTTACCGGCAAGGCTGTACGTCATTTCGCTTATCCTTACGGCGACTCGAAGAGCTGCGGCGAAAGGGAATTTGCCCTTTGCCGAGAGCTGGGCTTTCGCACGGCGACGACGACCAGGTTTGGCGGATTGTTTCCAGATCACCTCAGACATAACACCAGTTTGCCGCGCATCCGTCTCCACGGCGCGTGCGAGAGCATCGGCTTCATGGAATGCCAACGAAAAGGCGCGGTCGCCGCGATCAAGACGCGCTTCGGAGATCCTGTCGTCAGCGCCTGA
- the ilvD gene encoding dihydroxy-acid dehydratase — protein MNARVFDKSKLPSRHVTEGASRAPHRSYLYAMGLTREQIHQPLVGVASCWNEAAPCNISLMRQAQAVKKGVVSAGGTPREFCTITVTDGIAMGHEGMKSSLVSRDVIADSVELTMRGHCYDALVGLAGCDKSLPGMMMAMLRLNVPSIFIYGGSILPGTFRGRQVTVQDLFEAVGKYSVGEMSAEDLDELETVACPSAGACGAQFTANTMATVSEAIGLALPYSAGAPAPYEIRDRFCMTAGEVVMDLIARNLRPRDIVTLKALENAATVVAASGGSTNAALHLPAIANECGIKFDLFDVAEIFKRTPYIADLKPGGKYVAKDMFEAGGIPLLMKTLLDHGFLHGDCMTVTGRTIAENMEKVAWNPDQDVVWPANKPITATGGVVGLRGSLAPEGAIVKVAGMHQDQLTFKGPALCFDSEEECFEAVSKRRYEEGCVFVIRYEGPRGGPGMREMLSTTAALYGQGMGAKVALVTDGRFSGATRGFCIGHVGPEAALGGPIALVQNGDLIEIDAVKGTIDLHVGHEELAERKLKWRPRLIDFGSGALWKYAQLVGPAVSGAVTHPGASKEIHVYADV, from the coding sequence ATGAACGCTCGCGTATTCGACAAAAGCAAACTCCCCAGCCGGCATGTGACGGAAGGCGCATCACGCGCGCCGCATCGCTCCTATCTTTACGCCATGGGGCTGACGCGCGAGCAGATTCACCAGCCCTTGGTCGGAGTCGCGTCCTGCTGGAACGAGGCGGCGCCTTGTAACATTTCTTTGATGCGGCAGGCGCAGGCTGTGAAGAAGGGCGTTGTTTCGGCCGGCGGCACGCCGCGCGAGTTCTGCACCATCACGGTGACCGATGGAATCGCCATGGGGCATGAGGGCATGAAATCTTCGCTGGTTTCACGAGATGTGATCGCCGATTCGGTCGAGCTCACCATGCGCGGCCATTGCTATGACGCGCTCGTCGGATTGGCTGGCTGCGATAAATCGCTGCCCGGAATGATGATGGCGATGCTGCGGCTCAACGTCCCCTCCATCTTCATCTATGGCGGTTCGATCCTGCCCGGAACGTTCCGCGGCCGGCAAGTGACCGTGCAGGATCTGTTCGAGGCCGTCGGCAAATATTCCGTCGGCGAAATGTCGGCCGAGGACCTCGACGAACTCGAGACGGTGGCGTGTCCTTCAGCGGGCGCGTGCGGAGCGCAATTCACCGCCAATACAATGGCGACGGTTTCCGAGGCGATCGGGCTGGCGTTGCCCTACTCCGCTGGCGCGCCTGCTCCTTATGAAATCCGCGATCGCTTTTGCATGACGGCGGGCGAGGTCGTGATGGATCTCATCGCGCGCAATTTGCGTCCGCGCGATATAGTCACCCTCAAGGCGCTGGAGAATGCCGCGACCGTCGTCGCCGCGTCCGGCGGTTCGACGAACGCCGCTTTGCATTTGCCGGCGATCGCCAATGAATGCGGGATCAAGTTTGATCTCTTCGACGTCGCCGAAATTTTCAAGCGCACGCCTTACATCGCGGATCTGAAGCCCGGCGGGAAATATGTCGCGAAGGACATGTTCGAGGCGGGCGGCATTCCTTTGCTGATGAAGACGCTGCTCGACCACGGTTTCCTCCACGGCGATTGCATGACCGTCACTGGCCGCACAATTGCCGAGAACATGGAGAAAGTGGCGTGGAATCCGGATCAGGATGTTGTCTGGCCGGCTAACAAGCCGATTACCGCGACGGGCGGCGTCGTTGGACTGCGCGGCAGCCTTGCGCCTGAAGGCGCGATCGTGAAGGTCGCCGGAATGCACCAGGACCAATTGACCTTCAAGGGTCCCGCGCTCTGCTTCGATAGCGAGGAAGAATGTTTCGAGGCTGTGTCGAAGCGCCGGTACGAGGAAGGCTGCGTATTCGTCATCCGCTATGAAGGTCCGCGCGGGGGACCCGGCATGCGCGAAATGCTTTCGACCACAGCCGCTCTCTACGGCCAAGGCATGGGGGCCAAGGTTGCGCTGGTGACGGACGGACGGTTTTCTGGCGCGACGCGCGGCTTTTGCATCGGCCATGTCGGACCCGAAGCTGCGTTGGGCGGACCGATCGCGCTCGTGCAAAACGGGGACTTGATTGAGATCGATGCGGTCAAAGGAACAATTGATCTCCATGTGGGTCATGAAGAATTAGCCGAACGTAAATTAAAATGGCGGCCGCGATTGATCGATTTCGGCTCTGGCGCGTTATGGAAATATGCGCAGTTGGTTGGCCCCGCCGTGAGCGGAGCAGTAACGCATCCCGGTGCTTCGAAAGAAATCCATGTCTACGCTGACGTCTAG
- a CDS encoding glycosyltransferase family 4 protein → MKVIFICDFFLSSGGAAKIGLDLVQMLTAQNIPVKVFVGEPCDGFSTIPVISLGQKRLLHADPKTRIFRGLFNATAHAELVKLIDNDDTPDTIYIVNSWFQILSPSIFAALNRVAKRVLVYAHDFFIACPNGGYFDFTREESCNRVPLSMSCLATQCDKRNYWQKIWRSGVSAMRRLTWNIERNGSRVVAVHEGMVEYLNRAGIPEKSISVVHNPSTPFTALPVKAECNREILYVGTLTEQKGFDVLIEALRERPWTANIFGEGDIRFAPAPHLIAHGFQSHDVIAQAAARSRLLIMPSRVRETFGLAALEALGSGIPVIMSKQALIATDIKTHQCGLVLPAVDKSCILKALDELFADDGRTAEFSRRAAGAHASISPSYQDWMKQILLVCQSTLK, encoded by the coding sequence ATGAAAGTAATTTTCATTTGTGATTTCTTCTTGTCATCGGGCGGCGCTGCGAAGATCGGCTTGGATCTTGTGCAGATGCTCACGGCGCAGAACATCCCGGTTAAAGTTTTCGTCGGAGAACCCTGCGATGGCTTTTCAACCATTCCGGTTATTTCGCTGGGGCAAAAAAGACTTCTTCACGCCGATCCCAAGACACGCATTTTCCGTGGGTTGTTTAATGCCACGGCGCATGCTGAGCTGGTCAAACTCATCGATAACGATGACACGCCCGACACGATCTACATCGTCAATTCCTGGTTTCAAATCCTTTCCCCTTCAATTTTTGCGGCGCTGAACCGGGTCGCAAAACGCGTTCTGGTTTACGCCCATGACTTTTTTATCGCCTGCCCGAATGGCGGCTATTTCGATTTCACGCGCGAAGAATCATGCAACCGCGTCCCGCTTTCGATGTCATGTCTCGCTACCCAATGCGACAAACGGAACTACTGGCAAAAGATCTGGCGATCGGGCGTGTCGGCGATGCGGCGATTGACCTGGAACATCGAGCGCAACGGTTCAAGGGTCGTCGCCGTTCACGAGGGCATGGTCGAGTACCTAAACAGGGCTGGGATCCCTGAGAAATCCATCAGCGTCGTCCATAATCCATCCACGCCCTTCACGGCGCTCCCGGTTAAGGCCGAATGTAATCGTGAGATTCTCTATGTCGGAACGCTAACGGAGCAAAAAGGCTTTGACGTGCTGATCGAGGCTCTGCGCGAGCGGCCATGGACCGCGAATATCTTCGGCGAGGGCGACATACGTTTTGCGCCGGCCCCGCATCTGATCGCGCATGGTTTCCAATCCCATGACGTAATTGCGCAGGCCGCGGCGCGATCGCGCCTGCTGATCATGCCTTCAAGAGTGCGCGAGACCTTCGGGCTGGCGGCTTTGGAGGCGCTGGGCTCCGGCATTCCCGTCATCATGAGCAAGCAAGCTTTAATCGCCACGGACATCAAAACTCATCAATGCGGGCTAGTCTTGCCGGCGGTGGATAAGAGCTGCATTCTCAAAGCTCTCGATGAATTGTTTGCCGACGATGGCCGCACTGCGGAATTCAGCCGCCGGGCGGCCGGCGCGCACGCTTCGATTTCCCCATCATATCAGGACTGGATGAAGCAGATTTTGCTCGTCTGCCAATCGACGCTGAAATGA
- a CDS encoding DUF72 domain-containing protein, whose translation MRLGFYRGQGMGRGRIRVGVGGWSFAPWRDNFYPRGLTQARELGFASRKLTAIEINATFYRTQTSASFRRWADETPDDFVFAIKAHRLTTHRNRLAEAGPAIEHFVGSGLTELGPKLGPLVWQFAPTKRFEAEDFEGFLAQLPKEEGGCTLRHVLEVRHESFCDEKFVALARSYNCAICLADSAKYPLIADISADFVYVRLQKSSALHETGYAPDAIETWLQRAKCWASGGEPDDLPYLAKERAPKGQGRDSFIFFIAGAKETNPAAACALIERLQHNAEKAST comes from the coding sequence TTGAGACTAGGCTTCTATCGGGGACAGGGCATGGGACGCGGGCGGATCAGGGTTGGCGTTGGCGGCTGGAGTTTTGCCCCCTGGCGCGATAATTTTTATCCACGCGGCTTGACCCAAGCGAGAGAGCTCGGGTTCGCGAGTCGAAAGCTGACTGCGATCGAGATAAACGCGACATTTTATCGCACACAGACATCTGCGAGCTTTCGCCGCTGGGCCGACGAGACGCCCGACGATTTCGTCTTTGCGATCAAAGCGCATCGGCTGACGACGCATCGCAATCGGCTGGCGGAAGCTGGACCCGCAATCGAACATTTTGTCGGCAGCGGCTTGACGGAGCTGGGGCCAAAACTCGGGCCTTTGGTTTGGCAATTCGCTCCGACGAAGCGTTTCGAAGCTGAGGATTTCGAAGGGTTTCTCGCGCAACTCCCGAAAGAAGAGGGCGGCTGCACGCTGAGGCATGTGCTCGAAGTCCGACACGAGAGTTTTTGCGACGAAAAATTTGTCGCCTTGGCGCGCAGCTACAATTGCGCGATCTGCCTCGCCGATTCCGCCAAATATCCGCTGATCGCCGATATAAGCGCGGATTTCGTCTATGTCCGGCTGCAAAAAAGTTCAGCCTTGCATGAGACCGGCTATGCGCCGGACGCCATCGAAACTTGGCTCCAGCGCGCCAAATGTTGGGCGTCGGGCGGGGAACCCGACGATCTGCCCTATCTCGCCAAGGAGCGCGCGCCCAAAGGGCAGGGGCGCGACAGCTTCATCTTTTTCATTGCAGGCGCGAAAGAGACAAATCCCGCCGCTGCCTGCGCGCTGATCGAGCGGCTACAGCATAATGCCGAAAAGGCCTCGACTTAG
- the mntR gene encoding manganese-binding transcriptional regulator MntR, with product MSAKEAKPDSTSPAGLPAEADQALRFEKARSAQASAILEDYVELIDDLLMSDGEARPTDIARRLGVSHATAIKSIARLKREGLATSKLYRGVFLTSEGHGLAARVRARHRLVVDLLVAVGVPERCAELDAEGIEHHVSDVALAAFSRFLKRSGRA from the coding sequence ATGAGCGCGAAAGAGGCGAAGCCAGATTCGACCAGTCCCGCCGGGCTGCCGGCAGAGGCCGATCAAGCGTTGCGCTTCGAGAAAGCGCGCTCGGCGCAGGCCTCCGCGATTCTTGAAGATTACGTCGAATTGATCGACGACCTTCTAATGAGCGACGGCGAGGCGCGTCCCACCGACATAGCGCGCCGGCTCGGGGTCTCGCATGCGACCGCGATCAAAAGCATCGCCCGCTTGAAGCGGGAGGGGCTCGCCACGTCAAAACTCTATCGCGGCGTCTTCCTTACCTCGGAGGGACACGGACTTGCCGCCCGCGTGCGCGCCCGACATCGGTTGGTGGTTGATTTGCTGGTTGCGGTCGGCGTGCCGGAGCGTTGCGCGGAACTCGACGCCGAAGGGATCGAGCATCATGTATCAGACGTTGCGCTGGCGGCTTTTTCCCGTTTTCTGAAACGCTCAGGCAGGGCGTAA